The Tistrella mobilis genome window below encodes:
- a CDS encoding arsenate reductase ArsC produces MPSSVLFCCTLNSIRSPLAEGMLKLFHGRRIFVDSVGVRTAPIDPFAVAVAEELGVDISRHRPKTFDDLEDGSYDLIVSLSPEAQHKAVDLTRDMACEVEYWPTFDPSVAEGSREQRLDAYRSVRDQLMRRIRERFPPAGSVAV; encoded by the coding sequence ATGCCGTCCAGCGTGCTGTTCTGCTGCACGTTGAACTCCATCCGCTCGCCTCTTGCCGAGGGCATGCTGAAACTGTTCCACGGCAGGCGGATCTTCGTCGACAGCGTCGGCGTGCGCACCGCCCCCATCGATCCCTTCGCGGTGGCGGTGGCTGAAGAGCTGGGCGTCGACATCTCCCGCCACCGCCCCAAGACGTTCGACGACCTTGAAGACGGATCCTACGACCTGATCGTCTCGCTGTCGCCCGAAGCTCAGCACAAGGCCGTGGACCTGACCCGCGACATGGCCTGCGAGGTGGAATACTGGCCAACCTTCGACCCCTCGGTCGCGGAAGGCAGCCGCGAACAGCGCCTGGATGCCTATCGCAGCGTCCGCGACCAGCTGATGCGCCGCATCCGCGAGCGCTTTCCGCCGGCGGGGTCGGTGGCGGTCTAG
- the gcvA gene encoding transcriptional regulator GcvA translates to MFPSMRALRAVEAAARHRSFTGAATELGLTHGAVAQQVRGLEADLGRRLFERQGHEMVPTNACAELATAIRQILATLDAALRQAGGRPSAGTLTISTLPAFATRWLIPRLPGFTSRYPDIDVAVRATQELEPPGRDGIVAAIRYGRGPWPGLTARRLFGEQLFPVCAPGFRNGRLPERPADLATLPLLRHQRQPWSPWFQAAGLHLPEPTRGPLFSEMSLLLEAAAAGQGIALARAALVEGDLAGGRLVRLFDIDCPDQFAYHLVWRMAEDEDPRLAAFTAWLDDEMTKSAGAEVSP, encoded by the coding sequence ATGTTCCCGTCGATGAGGGCGCTTCGTGCGGTGGAAGCCGCCGCGCGCCATCGCAGCTTCACCGGCGCCGCCACCGAACTGGGCCTCACCCATGGCGCGGTGGCCCAGCAGGTCCGGGGGCTGGAAGCCGATCTCGGCCGGCGGCTGTTCGAGCGGCAGGGCCATGAGATGGTTCCGACCAATGCATGCGCCGAACTCGCCACCGCCATCCGTCAGATCCTGGCGACGCTGGATGCCGCCCTGCGCCAGGCCGGGGGGCGGCCGTCGGCCGGCACGCTCACCATCAGCACCCTGCCGGCCTTCGCGACCCGCTGGCTGATCCCCCGCCTGCCCGGTTTCACCAGCCGATATCCCGACATAGACGTCGCGGTCCGCGCCACGCAGGAGCTGGAGCCGCCCGGGCGCGACGGCATCGTGGCCGCCATCCGCTATGGTCGCGGCCCCTGGCCGGGGCTGACCGCCCGGCGCCTGTTCGGCGAGCAGCTGTTCCCGGTTTGCGCCCCCGGTTTCCGGAATGGCAGACTGCCGGAACGGCCGGCGGATCTGGCGACGCTGCCGCTGCTGCGCCATCAGCGCCAGCCCTGGTCGCCCTGGTTCCAGGCCGCGGGGCTGCATCTGCCCGAACCGACCCGCGGCCCGCTCTTCTCCGAGATGTCGCTGCTGCTGGAAGCCGCGGCCGCCGGCCAGGGCATCGCGCTGGCCCGTGCCGCCCTGGTGGAGGGCGACCTGGCCGGCGGCCGGCTGGTGCGCCTGTTCGACATCGATTGCCCCGACCAGTTCGCCTATCACCTGGTCTGGCGGATGGCGGAAGACGAAGATCCGCGCCTCGCCGCCTTCACCGCCTGGCTGGACGATGAGATGACGAAATCAGCCGGCGCCGAAGTATCACCCTAG
- a CDS encoding YbfB/YjiJ family MFS transporter, translating to MDNQHVLRREYLVALGLSLGPAASNGLARFAFALILPAMRNDLGWTYTQAGQVNTANALGYLAGAVATLALIDRVGARRLFNLGMVMTAVALIASGLVVDYLFLLVLRAVAGIGGAFVFISGGVLAAGIGDGDPRRAAQAIAVYFSGGGLGIALSGGALPWLFTIYGDGGWHAAWLVLGLLSAACCLGTWAAARAVPVRPRSDAPSSLSSAPLSSTRWSLARFRWLATGYLLFAFGYIGYMTFVMAWMAEAGASATRMALVWVVLGVFTACSHRFWRRPLAQWSGGRPMAATILVVAIGAALPLLGASLPLMLVSAVLFGGAFFITPAAATAFLRKSLPREAWGRAVAVFTLLFAAGQTAGPVVAGWFADLGGLQAGLAVSAVALLLGAGFALMQRDVRAHHR from the coding sequence GTGGATAATCAGCATGTATTGCGACGCGAATACCTGGTGGCGCTGGGCCTGTCACTTGGCCCGGCGGCGTCCAACGGGCTTGCCCGCTTCGCTTTCGCCCTGATCCTGCCGGCGATGCGCAACGACCTTGGCTGGACCTATACCCAGGCGGGCCAGGTCAACACCGCCAATGCCCTCGGCTACCTGGCCGGCGCGGTGGCGACACTCGCCCTGATCGATCGGGTCGGCGCCCGGCGGCTGTTCAATCTGGGCATGGTCATGACGGCGGTGGCGCTGATCGCGTCGGGCCTGGTGGTCGACTATCTGTTTCTGCTGGTCCTGCGGGCGGTTGCCGGCATCGGCGGGGCCTTCGTCTTCATCTCGGGTGGTGTGCTCGCAGCCGGCATCGGTGACGGCGATCCCCGGCGTGCCGCGCAGGCGATCGCGGTCTATTTCTCGGGTGGGGGGCTTGGTATTGCGCTGTCGGGTGGCGCCTTGCCCTGGCTTTTCACGATCTATGGCGATGGTGGATGGCATGCGGCATGGCTGGTTCTGGGCCTGCTGTCGGCCGCCTGCTGTCTCGGAACCTGGGCGGCGGCCCGGGCCGTGCCTGTCCGGCCCCGTTCGGACGCGCCGTCCTCATTGTCGTCGGCCCCATTGTCGTCGACCCGATGGTCGCTGGCCCGTTTCCGCTGGCTTGCCACCGGCTATCTGCTCTTCGCCTTCGGCTATATCGGGTACATGACCTTCGTCATGGCCTGGATGGCCGAAGCCGGCGCATCCGCGACCCGGATGGCCCTCGTCTGGGTGGTGCTGGGCGTCTTCACCGCCTGTTCTCACCGCTTCTGGCGGCGCCCGCTTGCCCAATGGTCCGGCGGCCGGCCAATGGCCGCCACCATCCTGGTGGTCGCCATCGGTGCGGCCCTGCCGCTTCTGGGGGCGTCGCTGCCGTTGATGCTGGTGTCGGCCGTGCTGTTCGGCGGCGCCTTCTTCATCACGCCTGCCGCAGCGACCGCCTTCCTGCGCAAATCCCTGCCGCGGGAAGCCTGGGGGCGGGCGGTCGCCGTCTTCACCCTGCTGTTTGCAGCCGGCCAGACGGCCGGCCCGGTCGTCGCCGGCTGGTTCGCCGATCTGGGCGGGCTGCAGGCGGGGCTGGCGGTCTCGGCCGTGGCGCTGCTTCTCGGGGCGGGCTTTGCGCTGATGCAAAGGGACGTCCGGGCGCATCACCGATAA
- the infA gene encoding translation initiation factor IF-1, whose translation MAKEDVIEFQGTVTELLPNAMFRVKLDNEHEILAHTSGKMRKNRIRVLAGDRVTVEMTPYDLTKGRITYRFK comes from the coding sequence ATGGCGAAGGAAGACGTTATCGAATTCCAGGGCACCGTTACGGAGCTCCTGCCCAACGCGATGTTTCGCGTAAAGCTCGACAACGAGCACGAGATCCTGGCCCATACCTCGGGCAAGATGCGCAAGAACCGCATCCGGGTCCTGGCGGGCGACCGGGTGACGGTCGAGATGACCCCCTACGACCTGACCAAGGGACGCATCACCTACCGCTTCAAGTGA
- a CDS encoding nucleoside triphosphate pyrophosphatase yields the protein MLASASPRRLDLLKQIGLVPDLVQAADIDETPLRDEAPRALALRLAIAKAMAARAALGALADGAVVLAADTVVAAGRRALGKPRDAAEARRFLELLSGRRHRVHGGLCVIDANGRARSRLVTTQVGFKRLSEAEFRAYLASGEWEGKAGGYAIQGRAAAFIPFVSGSYPNVVGLPLVETAVLLAASGIDITAADASLMIGEATI from the coding sequence GTGCTCGCCTCGGCATCGCCGCGCCGGCTGGATCTGCTGAAACAGATCGGCCTTGTGCCCGATCTGGTCCAGGCCGCCGATATCGACGAGACCCCACTCAGGGACGAAGCCCCCCGCGCGCTGGCCCTGCGCCTGGCGATCGCCAAGGCCATGGCGGCCCGTGCGGCACTGGGGGCCCTGGCCGACGGGGCCGTGGTGCTGGCGGCCGATACGGTGGTGGCGGCCGGGCGCCGGGCGCTGGGCAAGCCGCGTGATGCGGCCGAAGCGCGGCGCTTTCTGGAACTGCTGTCGGGGCGCCGGCATCGGGTTCACGGCGGGCTCTGCGTGATCGACGCCAACGGCCGGGCGCGCTCGCGGCTGGTGACCACCCAGGTCGGTTTCAAGCGCCTGTCCGAGGCCGAGTTCCGCGCCTATCTCGCCTCTGGCGAATGGGAGGGCAAGGCCGGCGGTTATGCCATCCAGGGCCGGGCGGCGGCCTTCATTCCGTTCGTGAGCGGGTCGTACCCCAATGTCGTCGGGCTGCCGCTGGTCGAGACCGCGGTGCTGCTGGCGGCATCGGGCATCGACATCACCGCTGCCGACGCCAGCCTGATGATCGGAGAGGCCACCATATGA
- a CDS encoding ribonuclease E/G yields MTNRLLIDQAEHETRVALIEGDRVVDIVIERQAHRSAVGNIYLGKVSRVLPGMQAAFVGVGLGRNAFLHADDARVLPRARAAADRLSREAAEAAAASAAAAAAAAAAVTAALEPDDETEEPGVAASAAPVPHTRPRRLTIGDCVADGDQIMVQVTKDAVKGKGARLTANISLPGRHLVFTPFQGGVGVSRRIESEAERQRLHDIVQPLAEAGEGGFIVRTAAEGATSEELQADAQYLRTLWADLEASAARGGAPRPLHLDLDPLLRALRDQAQEGVAEILVDEPVAYERALAFARRFMPHLEDRIRLWDRPEALFEVFDVEEVIAEALQPRVRLPSGGFVVIDQTEALTSIDVNTGRFVGEADQEATVLHTNLEAAEVIAHQLRLRNLGGLIVIDFIDMERAENRQKLYDAFRAAMVADRAATTVLPMSELGLVQMTRKRGRESLAQVLTEDCQACGGTGRVKSAETVAYEVMRAARRLLLRPRPGKVAARALTVMAAPEVAALLTDPRLGMVEAVAELTDAVLEVRADPALARDAFDLVERD; encoded by the coding sequence ATGACCAACCGGCTGCTGATCGACCAGGCGGAACACGAGACCCGGGTCGCGCTCATCGAGGGCGACCGCGTTGTCGATATCGTGATCGAACGCCAGGCCCATCGCAGCGCGGTCGGGAATATCTATCTGGGCAAGGTGTCGCGCGTGCTGCCGGGCATGCAGGCGGCCTTCGTCGGTGTGGGGCTGGGGCGCAACGCCTTCCTGCACGCCGATGATGCCCGCGTGCTGCCGCGGGCCCGGGCGGCCGCCGACCGCCTGTCGCGAGAGGCGGCCGAAGCCGCCGCCGCCTCGGCGGCCGCGGCAGCCGCTGCCGCAGCTGCGGTGACCGCGGCGCTGGAGCCGGACGATGAGACGGAAGAACCGGGTGTCGCCGCCAGCGCGGCTCCGGTGCCCCATACCCGCCCGCGCCGGCTGACCATCGGCGACTGCGTGGCCGATGGCGACCAGATCATGGTCCAGGTGACCAAGGATGCGGTGAAGGGCAAGGGCGCGCGGCTGACCGCCAATATCAGCCTGCCCGGCCGGCATCTGGTCTTCACCCCCTTTCAGGGTGGGGTGGGGGTGTCGCGCCGGATCGAGAGCGAGGCCGAGCGCCAGCGTCTGCATGACATCGTGCAGCCTCTGGCCGAGGCGGGCGAGGGCGGCTTCATCGTCCGCACCGCCGCCGAAGGGGCGACGTCCGAGGAACTTCAGGCCGACGCCCAGTATCTGCGCACGCTCTGGGCGGATCTGGAAGCCTCTGCCGCCCGCGGCGGCGCGCCCCGGCCGCTGCATCTGGACCTGGACCCGCTGCTGCGGGCGCTGCGCGACCAGGCGCAGGAAGGCGTGGCCGAGATCCTGGTCGACGAGCCGGTCGCCTATGAACGTGCGCTGGCATTTGCCCGCCGTTTCATGCCGCATCTGGAAGATCGCATCCGGCTCTGGGACCGGCCCGAGGCACTTTTCGAGGTCTTCGACGTCGAAGAGGTGATCGCCGAGGCCCTGCAGCCGCGGGTGCGCCTGCCGTCCGGCGGTTTTGTCGTTATCGATCAGACCGAGGCGCTGACCTCGATCGACGTGAACACCGGTCGTTTCGTCGGCGAGGCCGACCAGGAAGCGACGGTGCTGCACACCAATCTGGAAGCCGCCGAGGTCATCGCCCATCAGTTGCGTCTGCGCAATCTGGGCGGGCTGATCGTCATCGATTTCATCGATATGGAGCGGGCGGAGAACCGCCAGAAGCTTTATGACGCCTTCCGCGCGGCGATGGTCGCCGACCGCGCGGCTACGACCGTGCTGCCGATGTCGGAGCTGGGCCTGGTCCAGATGACCCGCAAGCGCGGCCGCGAGAGCCTGGCCCAGGTGCTGACCGAGGACTGCCAGGCCTGCGGCGGCACCGGCCGGGTGAAATCCGCCGAGACGGTCGCATATGAGGTGATGCGCGCCGCGCGCCGCCTGCTGCTCCGCCCCCGCCCGGGCAAGGTGGCCGCCCGGGCGTTGACGGTGATGGCGGCGCCGGAAGTGGCGGCGCTGCTGACTGATCCCCGTCTCGGCATGGTCGAGGCGGTGGCCGAACTGACCGACGCCGTGCTGGAGGTCCGTGCCGACCCGGCGCTCGCCCGCGACGCCTTCGATCTGGTGGAGCGGGATTGA
- a CDS encoding DNA gyrase inhibitor YacG has translation MSHDHTHDATAGQGSCPVCGRPRKPDPELARYRPFCCKRCADIDLNRWLSGNYVVAGGPADEADSELWSADSLKH, from the coding sequence ATGAGCCATGACCACACCCATGACGCCACCGCCGGCCAGGGCAGCTGCCCGGTCTGCGGCCGCCCGCGCAAGCCCGATCCGGAGCTGGCCCGCTACCGGCCGTTCTGCTGCAAGCGCTGCGCCGATATCGATCTGAACCGCTGGCTGAGCGGCAATTACGTCGTGGCCGGCGGCCCGGCCGACGAGGCCGACAGCGAGCTGTGGTCGGCCGACAGCCTGAAGCATTAA
- a CDS encoding SHOCT domain-containing protein, which produces MYREAETTEVTAADTAAARHPLRMLAAAVVAMGLATGLAACGGGDDSVAVDGRTKGEALTDMKGAYDKGAITPDEYEEQREEILDE; this is translated from the coding sequence ATGTATCGCGAAGCCGAAACCACCGAGGTCACCGCCGCCGACACCGCCGCCGCCCGCCACCCCTTGCGCATGCTGGCGGCGGCCGTGGTCGCCATGGGTCTGGCCACCGGGCTTGCCGCCTGCGGTGGGGGCGACGACTCGGTCGCGGTCGACGGCCGCACCAAGGGCGAGGCGCTGACCGACATGAAGGGCGCCTATGACAAGGGCGCGATCACGCCTGACGAGTATGAGGAACAGCGCGAGGAGATTCTGGACGAGTGA
- a CDS encoding PqqD family protein, with translation MPSIYRFTPDVLEVEVESDVMLLDYASGKYFGLTGAVSRLTAPLRDGASLDEMVAHVTDYYDVTEVDARVDLARILAELQAAGLVVAAEA, from the coding sequence ATGCCGTCGATCTATCGCTTTACGCCGGACGTGCTTGAGGTCGAAGTCGAATCCGACGTCATGCTGCTCGACTATGCGTCAGGGAAATATTTCGGCCTGACCGGCGCCGTCAGCCGGCTGACGGCGCCACTGCGGGACGGGGCATCCCTGGACGAGATGGTGGCTCATGTGACCGATTACTACGACGTCACCGAGGTAGACGCCCGCGTCGATCTTGCACGCATCCTGGCCGAGCTTCAGGCCGCCGGTCTTGTCGTGGCGGCCGAGGCCTGA
- a CDS encoding amidohydrolase family protein: protein MTDGLPRLICDADSHIMELPDFLRQHADPDLRDALPRIGMDTGRRRETVGEAITRGHHSAETVAALMAHGGDLLAGPKDYHALGAFSGEERRLALDLLGLRRQVVFPSFAVVPVFYGMQGPALAYGAARALNRAIAAFCAGDARLAGVGLLPIDDPALARDEIEHIIRLGLRAVWLPHQGLPDYAFHPRSLEPVWARMAEAGLVLACHIMPPPDVARQMAATGEIVPFEMLEGDDAPRSDQVVFVSERVEIFLSRLIFDGVLQRYPGLQCLIAEFGGGWVPGMMRRLDGAAAQIFRGAGRAPARRPSEQILDQCLFTPYHHEDVGALIRASDSRLYAFSTDYPHIEGGRDPVASFDATLGGCTEAERAAFYAGNFLRVFGE from the coding sequence ATGACTGATGGCCTGCCACGGCTGATCTGCGATGCCGACAGCCATATCATGGAGCTGCCGGATTTTCTGCGTCAGCATGCCGATCCGGATCTTCGCGATGCCCTGCCGCGGATCGGCATGGATACCGGGCGACGGCGGGAGACGGTGGGGGAGGCGATCACCCGGGGCCATCATTCCGCCGAGACCGTCGCGGCGCTGATGGCCCATGGCGGCGATCTTCTGGCGGGCCCAAAGGACTATCACGCGCTGGGTGCCTTCAGCGGAGAGGAGCGTCGTCTGGCACTCGATCTGCTGGGGCTGCGCAGGCAGGTCGTGTTTCCGTCCTTTGCCGTGGTGCCGGTCTTCTATGGAATGCAGGGGCCGGCGCTGGCCTATGGGGCTGCGCGGGCGCTCAATCGCGCGATCGCTGCCTTCTGTGCCGGTGATGCCCGGCTGGCGGGGGTGGGGTTGCTGCCGATCGACGACCCGGCCCTGGCGCGGGACGAGATCGAGCATATCATCCGCCTGGGGCTGCGCGCGGTGTGGCTGCCGCATCAGGGCCTGCCCGACTATGCCTTCCACCCGCGAAGCCTGGAGCCGGTCTGGGCCCGCATGGCCGAGGCGGGGTTGGTGCTGGCCTGCCATATCATGCCGCCGCCCGACGTGGCACGGCAGATGGCCGCCACGGGCGAGATCGTGCCGTTCGAGATGCTGGAAGGCGATGATGCGCCGCGGTCGGATCAGGTCGTCTTCGTCTCCGAGCGCGTGGAGATTTTTCTGAGCCGGTTGATCTTCGACGGCGTGCTGCAGCGCTATCCGGGCCTGCAGTGCCTGATCGCGGAATTCGGCGGCGGCTGGGTGCCCGGGATGATGCGCCGCCTGGATGGCGCGGCCGCGCAGATCTTCCGCGGCGCGGGCCGGGCGCCGGCCCGCCGGCCCTCGGAACAGATTCTGGACCAGTGTCTGTTCACGCCCTATCACCACGAGGATGTGGGGGCGTTGATCCGGGCGTCCGACAGCCGGCTCTATGCGTTTTCTACCGATTATCCGCATATCGAAGGCGGCCGGGACCCTGTCGCATCCTTCGATGCCACGCTCGGCGGTTGCACAGAGGCAGAGCGCGCCGCCTTCTATGCCGGAAATTTCCTGCGCGTCTTCGGCGAGTGA
- a CDS encoding protein phosphatase CheZ, translating into MAMDETEPADDDIDWGDVGMEMPQAAPIDRIRRAVAVLRHPAASEDPLASATQALEGVVEGTEAATEAILSQIEAIETALDAVSAELSPDSQARAALDNAGMAITALYEACGFQDLTGQRIAKVRKVLQQVDAHLEELLEIVGHDQVAALPPPAEREGDARLLNGPVDDASRVSQSDIDSLFD; encoded by the coding sequence ATGGCGATGGACGAGACCGAGCCTGCAGACGATGATATCGACTGGGGCGATGTCGGCATGGAAATGCCGCAGGCCGCGCCCATCGATCGGATCAGGCGTGCGGTCGCGGTGCTGAGGCATCCGGCCGCGAGCGAAGACCCGCTGGCATCCGCCACCCAGGCGCTGGAAGGGGTGGTCGAAGGCACCGAGGCCGCGACCGAGGCGATCCTGTCGCAGATCGAAGCGATCGAAACCGCGCTGGATGCGGTGAGTGCCGAGCTGTCGCCTGACAGCCAGGCCCGTGCGGCGCTGGACAATGCCGGCATGGCGATCACCGCACTCTACGAGGCTTGCGGCTTCCAGGATCTGACCGGTCAGCGCATCGCCAAGGTGCGCAAGGTGCTTCAGCAGGTCGATGCCCATCTGGAAGAGCTGCTGGAAATCGTGGGCCATGATCAGGTGGCGGCCCTGCCGCCGCCGGCCGAGCGCGAGGGCGATGCCCGGCTGCTCAATGGCCCGGTCGACGACGCCAGCCGGGTGTCGCAGAGCGATATCGACAGCCTGTTCGACTGA
- a CDS encoding class I tRNA ligase family protein — translation MTTVLTDELILCAAPPGDRDIDAAGFASIWLAADVYARGQRLLGRSARVLVAAGDAPRPRSGQDGSPRDGIEEGGRAAATLRRAGIRIDGVLTFQGDGPGVLPLRRQQGRQLGDKPMPVRLTVFAGRDALTARSLIEAVAEIQDLGPITDTRIVAPPALTDLSGRSFDPSTGRAIFLNDLLDRVPAEALRFYLALMSEPHDARELSLADLARTHNLFLVRDLGTSLGAIANLDPVAGTALPQDRAEDDLIADFRARLHAALDGRSFSLAALAGVVLGLNGQMKQARLYGTPERIPRLAGLFQLFARPVMPATADAVAGFLGLGTGWGEAWARVGGEIPSCSARFVRGAAPGFETVDEADLVALESGSVAA, via the coding sequence ATGACCACGGTGCTGACCGATGAACTGATTCTGTGCGCCGCACCGCCCGGCGATCGGGATATCGATGCGGCCGGCTTCGCCTCGATCTGGCTGGCGGCCGATGTCTATGCCCGCGGCCAGCGGCTGCTGGGGCGGTCGGCCCGGGTGCTGGTGGCGGCGGGTGATGCGCCGCGGCCGCGCAGCGGACAGGATGGCAGCCCGCGGGACGGCATCGAAGAGGGCGGCCGCGCGGCCGCCACGCTGCGCCGCGCCGGCATCAGGATCGACGGCGTGCTCACCTTCCAGGGCGACGGGCCGGGGGTGCTGCCGCTGCGCCGCCAGCAGGGTCGCCAGCTGGGCGACAAGCCGATGCCGGTGCGCCTGACGGTCTTTGCCGGCCGCGACGCCCTCACCGCCCGCAGCCTGATCGAGGCGGTGGCCGAGATCCAGGATCTGGGGCCGATCACCGATACCAGGATCGTGGCGCCGCCGGCGCTGACCGATCTGTCCGGGCGCAGTTTCGATCCCTCCACCGGCCGGGCGATCTTCCTGAACGATCTGCTCGACCGGGTGCCGGCCGAGGCGCTGCGCTTCTATCTGGCGCTGATGTCGGAACCCCACGATGCCCGCGAACTGTCGCTGGCCGATCTGGCCCGCACCCATAATCTGTTCCTTGTCCGCGACCTCGGCACCTCGCTCGGCGCCATTGCCAATCTGGACCCGGTGGCCGGCACCGCCCTGCCCCAGGATCGCGCCGAAGACGATCTGATCGCCGATTTCCGCGCCCGGCTGCATGCGGCACTCGATGGCCGCAGCTTCTCTCTGGCGGCACTGGCCGGCGTGGTTCTGGGGCTGAACGGGCAGATGAAGCAGGCGCGGCTCTACGGCACGCCGGAGCGGATCCCGCGGCTCGCCGGCCTGTTCCAGCTGTTTGCGCGCCCGGTGATGCCCGCCACCGCCGATGCGGTCGCAGGCTTCCTGGGCCTCGGCACCGGCTGGGGCGAGGCCTGGGCCCGGGTCGGCGGCGAGATTCCGTCCTGCAGCGCCCGTTTCGTACGCGGCGCGGCCCCCGGGTTCGAAACGGTCGACGAGGCGGATCTGGTTGCCCTGGAAAGCGGATCGGTCGCCGCCTGA
- a CDS encoding MetQ/NlpA family ABC transporter substrate-binding protein encodes MKTLGGAAAILGLLAAGAAQAEEIKIGVTPGPHAQILEKVKPIAAARGLDIEIIEFSDYVVPNQALAAGDIQANSFQHQPYLDNQNADRGYDLVSIAKTVVFPLGIYSKKIKSLADLKDGDSVGIPNDPTNGGRALLLLQAQGVLKLREGAGLKATPLDIAENPKNLRIIELDAAQLPRSLDDTAASAVNTNYAVEAGLDPVKDPIAREAAESPYANVIAVRKVDADAAWAKTLVEAYHDQKIKDWINDHYKGALVVAW; translated from the coding sequence CTGAAGACGTTGGGCGGCGCGGCCGCCATCCTCGGCCTCCTCGCCGCAGGCGCAGCCCAGGCCGAAGAGATCAAGATCGGCGTGACCCCCGGCCCCCATGCCCAGATCCTGGAGAAGGTGAAGCCGATCGCCGCTGCCCGGGGCCTCGATATCGAGATCATCGAGTTCAGCGATTATGTGGTGCCGAACCAGGCGCTCGCCGCGGGCGACATCCAGGCGAACTCGTTCCAGCACCAGCCCTATCTCGACAACCAGAATGCCGATCGCGGCTATGATCTGGTGTCGATCGCCAAGACGGTGGTCTTCCCGCTCGGCATCTATTCGAAGAAGATCAAGAGCCTGGCCGATCTGAAGGATGGCGATTCGGTCGGCATTCCGAACGATCCGACCAATGGCGGTCGTGCACTGCTGCTGCTGCAGGCCCAGGGCGTTCTGAAGCTGCGCGAGGGCGCGGGCCTCAAGGCCACGCCGCTCGACATCGCAGAGAACCCGAAGAACCTGCGCATCATCGAACTCGATGCCGCCCAGCTGCCGCGCTCGCTCGACGACACCGCGGCCTCTGCCGTCAACACCAACTATGCCGTCGAGGCCGGGCTCGACCCGGTGAAGGATCCGATCGCGCGGGAAGCGGCGGAATCGCCCTATGCCAATGTGATCGCGGTCCGCAAGGTCGATGCCGACGCCGCCTGGGCCAAGACCCTGGTCGAGGCCTATCACGATCAGAAGATCAAGGACTGGATCAACGACCACTACAAGGGCGCGCTCGTCGTCGCCTGGTGA